A single Terriglobia bacterium DNA region contains:
- a CDS encoding protein-disulfide reductase DsbD N-terminal domain-containing protein: MRSRDFHFVLALLLGAASMFAQDQVLGSSKPGATQRVAFAPVAPVKIAAGKSTTVELPFRVTRGYHINSNKPTSELLVPTVLSVKPPTDIAVAKLTYPAGEDRSFPFAPGDKLNVYTGDFTVTGLVRAARTMPPGTYRVRGTLKYQACDDRACYPPGQLPVAFDVRITKAASTSSHRRNPAQSPHVHQ; this comes from the coding sequence ATGAGGTCGCGCGATTTCCACTTCGTCCTCGCCCTTCTGCTCGGTGCGGCTTCGATGTTCGCGCAGGATCAGGTCCTCGGCTCCTCCAAGCCCGGCGCCACGCAGCGCGTCGCCTTTGCGCCGGTCGCACCCGTAAAAATTGCCGCGGGAAAGTCCACCACGGTTGAGCTCCCATTCCGCGTGACCCGCGGCTATCACATCAATTCCAACAAGCCTACCTCCGAGCTGCTTGTCCCGACGGTGCTCAGCGTCAAGCCGCCCACCGACATCGCGGTCGCCAAGCTGACCTATCCCGCCGGCGAAGACCGCTCGTTTCCGTTTGCGCCCGGTGACAAACTGAACGTGTACACCGGCGACTTCACCGTGACCGGGCTGGTGCGGGCCGCGCGCACGATGCCGCCGGGAACCTACCGCGTGAGGGGGACCCTCAAGTACCAGGCTTGCGATGACCGCGCCTGCTACCCGCCGGGCCAGCTACCGGTCGCGTTTGACGTGAGGATTACGAAAGCGGCCAGTACCAGCAGTCATCGCCGCAATCCGGCGCAAAGCCCGCACGTGCACCAGTGA
- a CDS encoding TlpA family protein disulfide reductase codes for MLIAGKRLTKPPTPGASISGSNAALKGKPAPDFQLTDLDGNHVRLADLRGKAVLLNFWATWCPPCKIEMPWFVDLQKQYGPQGLQIVGVAMDDGNAHDAVAKFAKEMGLNYPVLLGDDKVADQYGGVDALPTTFYIGRDGKIVTRVFGLVSHREIEDNVRAALKQGPAVAQNSTPAAGAAR; via the coding sequence ATGCTGATTGCGGGCAAGCGCCTGACCAAGCCGCCCACCCCGGGCGCCTCCATCTCCGGCAGCAATGCCGCCCTGAAAGGCAAACCCGCGCCCGACTTTCAGTTGACCGACCTCGACGGCAACCACGTCCGGCTCGCCGACCTGCGCGGCAAAGCCGTGCTGCTGAATTTCTGGGCCACCTGGTGCCCGCCGTGCAAGATCGAGATGCCGTGGTTCGTGGATCTCCAGAAGCAGTACGGGCCACAGGGGTTGCAGATCGTCGGCGTCGCCATGGATGATGGCAACGCCCACGACGCGGTCGCCAAGTTCGCCAAGGAAATGGGATTGAACTACCCCGTGTTGCTCGGAGACGACAAGGTCGCCGACCAATACGGCGGCGTGGATGCGCTGCCCACCACGTTTTATATCGGACGCGACGGCAAGATCGTCACCCGCGTTTTCGGCCTGGTAAGCCACAGAGAGATTGAAGACAACGTACGCGCCGCGCTCAAGCAGGGCCCGGCGGTCGCCCAGAATTCCACGCCCGCCGCGGGAGCGGCCCGCTGA
- a CDS encoding amino acid racemase encodes MKTLGIIGGLGPESTIEYYRFLLAAYRERRPDGSSPSIIINSLDVQRGIALLNANQLDELEDYLVAAVESLARAGADFALIAANTPHIVFDPVQRRSPIPLISIVEAACEAAQRLRLSRLALLGTGFTMKGRFFPDVFARAGIELVVPSKEEQAFIHDKYINELLENIFLPATRDGLLAIVEKMKQRDRIQGVILAGTELPLILREVADRVGIPFLDTTRIHVDRAIAELLA; translated from the coding sequence ATGAAGACTCTTGGCATTATCGGCGGCCTTGGGCCCGAGTCCACGATTGAGTATTACCGCTTCCTGTTGGCAGCCTACCGTGAGCGCCGGCCCGACGGCAGTTCTCCCTCCATCATCATCAACAGCCTTGACGTGCAGCGCGGGATCGCGCTCCTCAATGCCAACCAACTCGACGAGCTTGAGGACTATCTTGTGGCCGCAGTAGAAAGCCTGGCGCGAGCCGGCGCCGACTTCGCGCTGATCGCCGCCAACACCCCGCACATCGTTTTCGACCCGGTACAGCGCCGTTCGCCCATCCCGCTGATCAGCATTGTCGAAGCCGCGTGCGAAGCGGCGCAGCGCTTGCGGCTGAGCAGGCTCGCTCTTCTGGGTACCGGTTTCACCATGAAGGGGCGCTTCTTCCCCGACGTTTTCGCGCGCGCGGGCATTGAACTCGTCGTTCCCAGCAAAGAAGAGCAGGCCTTCATTCACGACAAGTACATCAACGAGTTGCTGGAGAACATTTTTCTTCCGGCGACGCGCGACGGATTACTGGCCATTGTGGAGAAGATGAAACAGCGGGATCGCATCCAGGGAGTCATTCTCGCCGGCACCGAGCTGCCGCTGATCCTGCGCGAGGTCGCCGACCGCGTCGGCATTCCATTCCTGGACACGACCCGAATACACGTGGATCGTGCGATAGCAGAATTGCTCGCCTGA
- a CDS encoding type II toxin-antitoxin system HicB family antitoxin produces the protein MKYAVLYEKTATGYSAHVPDLPGCVAAGDTLEETEQLMREAIEMHLEGMREDGDPIPEPSTIANYITVLAGD, from the coding sequence ATGAAATACGCGGTTCTATACGAAAAGACCGCCACTGGATACAGCGCCCACGTGCCTGATCTTCCTGGCTGCGTCGCTGCTGGCGACACGCTCGAGGAAACCGAACAACTCATGCGCGAGGCCATCGAAATGCATCTGGAAGGCATGCGCGAAGACGGCGATCCCATTCCCGAGCCAAGTACGATTGCAAACTACATAACCGTTTTAGCTGGTGACTGA
- a CDS encoding type II toxin-antitoxin system HicA family toxin, protein MKIRDVIKLVEDDGWYLVATKGSHRQYKHAVKKGRVTIAGHPSKDLDPKTFRSILRQAGLR, encoded by the coding sequence ATGAAGATTCGCGACGTCATCAAGCTCGTTGAGGACGATGGGTGGTACCTTGTGGCAACCAAAGGAAGCCATCGGCAATATAAGCATGCGGTGAAGAAGGGGCGCGTTACGATTGCCGGCCATCCATCGAAGGACTTGGACCCGAAGACATTCAGGTCGATTCTGAGACAGGCGGGTTTGCGATGA
- a CDS encoding cytochrome c biogenesis protein CcdA, with product MSGTPLPIAAFVAGLLSFLSPCVLPLVPGYVSLISGTSVDSVAHERRALRTVMLNSITFILGFSLVFILLGAGATALGQVVGRFRRDLTFVAGIVIIVFGLHLTGLLKIKALYADKRLHDVKGGSSALGAFFVGFAFAFGWTPCIGPILAGILTLAAAEETVTKGMLLLAVYSAGLAVPFLLTSLGVDRFLSFYVRFRRHLHAVEVASGVLLIAIGALVLTGRFTVLSGYLSFLNRFAL from the coding sequence ATGTCCGGAACGCCTCTTCCGATCGCGGCTTTTGTGGCCGGTCTACTCTCGTTCCTGTCGCCGTGCGTGTTGCCGCTGGTGCCGGGATACGTGTCGCTGATCTCGGGTACCAGTGTGGACAGCGTGGCGCACGAGCGCCGCGCGCTGCGCACCGTCATGCTGAACTCCATCACGTTCATCCTGGGCTTCAGCCTCGTCTTCATCCTGCTGGGCGCCGGCGCCACGGCGCTGGGCCAGGTGGTCGGCCGCTTCCGCCGCGACCTGACATTCGTCGCCGGCATTGTGATCATCGTTTTCGGCCTTCACCTGACCGGGCTGCTGAAGATCAAAGCGCTGTATGCCGACAAGCGCCTGCACGACGTCAAGGGCGGCAGCTCCGCGCTCGGCGCCTTCTTCGTGGGATTCGCCTTCGCCTTCGGGTGGACCCCGTGCATCGGCCCCATCCTTGCCGGAATTCTCACCCTCGCCGCCGCGGAAGAAACCGTGACCAAGGGCATGCTTTTGCTGGCCGTCTATTCCGCCGGGCTGGCCGTCCCGTTCCTGCTGACCTCGCTCGGGGTGGACCGGTTCCTGTCGTTCTACGTTCGCTTCCGCCGTCACCTGCATGCGGTGGAGGTGGCCAGCGGGGTGCTGCTGATCGCCATCGGCGCGCTGGTGCTGACCGGGCGCTTCACCGTGCTTTCGGGCTATTTGTCATTTCTCAACCGCTTTGCGCTGTAA
- the purF gene encoding amidophosphoribosyltransferase yields the protein MPVLDKFREECGVVAIYGHPEASTLAYLGLHALQHRGQESAGIAASNGSNIRVHKSMGLVGDIFTATVLAGLPGALAIGHTRYSTTGDSALLNAQPIRVDCNKGMIAVAHNGNLVNAGEIRSRLEAEGSIFQTTSDTEVIVHLIAHSREQALPDAIADALRRIDGAFSLVVITRDRIYAARDPRGFRPLSLGRIPAAGTRVNDAFALASESTAFDLLGAIFERDIKPGELVVIGPEGLQSRFYAPAAPQSACIFEHVYFSRPDSFVFGRSVNDSREALGRQLAREAPVDADIIVAVPDSGVPAAIGYAGESGLPFRVGLIRSHYVGRTFIEPEQRVRDFGVKLKLNPVRSVLDGKRVILIDDSIVRGTTSRKIVRMIRNAGAREVHMRISCPPTISPCYYGVDTPSKRQLIAANKSVEEIRQFIGADSLAYVSLEGLKKACGEGDQTTYCTACYTGEYPTDFVAVDDIRPALFENENVNAD from the coding sequence ATGCCGGTTCTCGATAAATTCCGCGAAGAGTGTGGCGTGGTCGCCATCTACGGCCATCCCGAGGCCTCGACCCTCGCCTACCTCGGCCTGCACGCCTTGCAGCACCGCGGGCAGGAATCCGCCGGCATCGCCGCTTCGAACGGCTCCAACATCCGCGTGCACAAATCCATGGGCCTGGTCGGCGACATCTTCACCGCGACCGTGCTGGCCGGGCTTCCCGGCGCGCTCGCCATCGGCCACACGCGCTATTCCACCACCGGCGACTCCGCCCTGCTGAACGCGCAGCCCATTCGCGTGGACTGCAACAAGGGCATGATCGCGGTGGCGCACAACGGCAACCTGGTGAACGCCGGCGAGATTCGTTCGCGGCTCGAGGCCGAGGGCTCGATTTTCCAGACCACCAGCGATACCGAGGTCATCGTCCACCTGATCGCGCACTCGCGCGAGCAGGCGCTGCCCGACGCCATCGCCGACGCGCTCCGCCGCATTGACGGCGCATTCTCGCTGGTAGTCATCACCCGCGACCGCATCTACGCCGCCCGCGACCCGCGCGGCTTCCGCCCGCTCTCGCTCGGCCGCATTCCCGCCGCCGGCACGCGCGTCAACGACGCCTTTGCCCTGGCTTCCGAGAGCACCGCCTTCGATTTGCTGGGCGCCATCTTCGAGCGCGACATCAAGCCGGGTGAACTTGTGGTGATCGGTCCGGAAGGCCTGCAATCGCGCTTCTACGCTCCGGCGGCGCCGCAGTCGGCGTGCATTTTCGAGCATGTGTACTTTTCGCGCCCCGACAGCTTCGTCTTCGGCCGCTCGGTCAACGACAGCCGCGAAGCCCTCGGCCGCCAACTGGCGCGCGAGGCGCCGGTGGACGCCGACATCATCGTGGCCGTGCCCGACTCCGGCGTGCCCGCCGCCATCGGCTACGCCGGCGAAAGCGGGCTGCCGTTCCGCGTCGGGCTGATCCGCAGTCACTACGTCGGCCGCACCTTCATCGAACCCGAGCAGCGCGTGCGCGACTTCGGCGTCAAGCTCAAACTCAACCCGGTGCGCAGCGTGCTCGACGGCAAGCGCGTCATCCTGATTGACGACTCCATCGTCCGCGGCACTACCAGCCGCAAGATCGTGCGCATGATCCGCAACGCCGGCGCCCGCGAAGTCCACATGCGGATTTCCTGCCCGCCCACCATTTCGCCCTGCTACTACGGCGTGGACACGCCCTCCAAGCGCCAGTTGATCGCCGCCAACAAGAGCGTCGAGGAAATCCGCCAGTTCATCGGCGCCGACTCGCTCGCCTACGTTTCACTGGAGGGATTGAAGAAGGCTTGCGGCGAAGGCGACCAGACCACCTACTGCACCGCCTGCTACACCGGCGAGTACCCCACCGACTTCGTTGCGGTTGACGACATCCGGCCGGCGTTGTTTGAGAACGAAAACGTCAACGCCGATTAG